The proteins below are encoded in one region of Ferrimicrobium sp.:
- a CDS encoding NAD-dependent malic enzyme yields the protein MAQPNVSHSVTIRVELNNTPGSLGRLTTAIGEAGGNILGIDLIDVESDRIVRDITVLAADPDHAQLIRGKAEEVAGVHVRSVLDRTLRLHLGGKIEVRGKSPLKDRDDLSMAYTPGVARVSMEIAERPASVHTYTIKANSVAIVSDGTAVLGLGNIGPYAAIPVMEGKAQLFKEFANIDAFPICLNVSKPEEVIAAVEAIEPVFGGINLEDIAAPACFEIEEALKSKLDIPVFHDDQHGTAVVVLAALRNAAKVVDRKLGDMTVVVAGAGAAGVACAKILANAGVGRILVADRKGIIFSGREDFDGAKLWLAENTNQDRRMGDLGSALVGADVFLGVSGPGIVTANEIATMNTHPIVFALANPTPEVMPEEIQDIAAVIATGRSDFPNQINNVLCFPGIFRGALDARAMAITEGMKLAAADAISSAVSDSELSPNYIIPSVFNKGVAIAVAEAVAREAQHEGIVRHTI from the coding sequence ATGGCACAACCTAACGTCTCGCACTCGGTCACGATTCGAGTCGAGCTCAACAACACCCCTGGTTCCCTCGGACGCTTAACCACCGCAATCGGTGAGGCGGGCGGCAACATCCTGGGTATCGATCTGATAGATGTCGAATCTGACCGTATCGTTCGCGATATCACGGTACTCGCCGCTGACCCTGACCATGCCCAGCTGATTCGTGGCAAGGCTGAGGAGGTGGCAGGGGTCCATGTCCGTAGCGTCCTCGACAGAACGCTACGGCTCCACCTCGGTGGCAAGATTGAGGTGCGAGGTAAGTCCCCACTGAAGGACCGTGATGATCTCTCGATGGCCTATACCCCCGGCGTCGCTCGAGTCTCGATGGAGATCGCGGAGCGCCCGGCCTCGGTACATACCTATACCATTAAGGCGAACTCGGTCGCCATCGTTAGTGACGGGACAGCCGTGCTCGGACTTGGCAACATCGGACCCTATGCCGCGATCCCTGTGATGGAGGGCAAGGCCCAGTTGTTCAAGGAGTTCGCAAATATCGATGCGTTCCCGATCTGTTTGAACGTCTCCAAACCCGAGGAGGTCATCGCCGCCGTCGAGGCGATAGAGCCAGTCTTTGGGGGCATCAACCTTGAGGATATTGCTGCTCCAGCCTGCTTTGAGATCGAGGAGGCGTTGAAGTCCAAGCTCGATATACCAGTCTTTCATGATGATCAACACGGCACGGCGGTGGTCGTCCTGGCGGCGCTGCGCAACGCAGCCAAGGTGGTCGATCGCAAACTTGGAGACATGACCGTGGTGGTTGCTGGAGCTGGCGCTGCTGGTGTTGCCTGTGCAAAGATCCTCGCGAATGCCGGTGTTGGTCGGATCCTCGTCGCTGATCGCAAAGGAATTATCTTCTCGGGCCGTGAGGACTTTGATGGAGCGAAGCTGTGGTTGGCGGAGAACACGAACCAGGATCGCCGCATGGGCGATCTCGGCTCTGCGTTGGTGGGTGCCGATGTTTTTCTCGGCGTCTCTGGACCAGGGATCGTGACTGCGAACGAGATCGCGACGATGAACACCCATCCCATCGTCTTTGCGCTCGCGAACCCGACGCCTGAGGTGATGCCCGAGGAGATCCAAGATATCGCCGCGGTGATCGCGACGGGACGATCGGACTTCCCGAATCAGATCAACAACGTTCTCTGTTTCCCGGGCATCTTTCGCGGTGCGCTCGATGCCCGAGCGATGGCGATCACTGAAGGGATGAAGCTAGCCGCTGCAGATGCCATCTCCTCGGCGGTATCTGACAGCGAACTCTCGCCGAACTACATCATCCCTTCGGTCTTTAACAAGGGTGTCGCCATTGCGGTAGCTGAGGCGGTCGCTCGAGAGGCGCAGCACGAGGGGATCGTTCGGCACACTATCTGA
- a CDS encoding glycosyltransferase: MGDDAAFVAWWREPAFPETLVNRFLYALWSERPDLQATFANPVGGDEVDFLRWAWTTPYDADLGEAQGLLPAKTSLLAPIIKRAPGVNLVGYFSVGVGVGEVARLLVDGIQRAGIPHALYNSQKTVGRLQAEFVWEASDDRYAVTIATVTAEQLPVVAREIGRSLLADCDLVGIWAWEVADFPDYPEALALVDEIWALSEFSRRAITARTSKPVSVIPVPIGDPGLHQPLDRVGLSLPEGPYLLFVFDYLSIFERKNPLGLVRAFTRAFDEGEGPLLVIKSINGDHCRADREHLRALCGGRSDIYLIEEYLPEEVMSSLMGEATAYVSLHRAEGFGLTLAEAMVRGLPVIATGYSGNLEFMNPTNSLLIDYQLVPIGPGISAYPASSVWADPDLDAAAAAMRWVIQHPDEARELGHKGRLSVLGQLTFDRLTAFLWERLGTKLQEQP, encoded by the coding sequence ATGGGTGACGATGCAGCCTTTGTCGCTTGGTGGCGGGAACCTGCCTTTCCTGAGACATTGGTGAATCGATTCCTCTATGCCCTATGGAGTGAGCGTCCTGATCTGCAGGCGACTTTCGCAAACCCAGTTGGGGGTGATGAGGTTGATTTTCTCCGGTGGGCATGGACGACTCCTTACGACGCTGATTTGGGTGAGGCACAGGGGTTGCTACCGGCAAAAACCTCTTTACTCGCCCCGATTATCAAGCGAGCCCCTGGCGTAAACCTTGTCGGGTACTTCTCCGTTGGGGTTGGGGTCGGCGAAGTTGCACGTTTGCTCGTCGATGGGATCCAGCGTGCAGGGATTCCGCACGCACTCTACAACAGCCAAAAGACCGTTGGTCGGCTGCAAGCGGAGTTCGTCTGGGAGGCATCCGATGATCGCTATGCAGTCACCATCGCTACCGTCACCGCTGAGCAGCTACCGGTGGTGGCACGCGAAATAGGTCGCAGTCTACTCGCCGATTGTGATCTGGTTGGGATTTGGGCATGGGAGGTCGCAGACTTTCCAGATTACCCTGAGGCACTGGCACTTGTCGATGAGATATGGGCACTATCGGAGTTCTCTCGCAGAGCCATTACTGCCAGGACCTCCAAACCTGTGAGTGTGATTCCGGTTCCAATTGGTGACCCCGGCCTTCACCAACCGCTTGACCGGGTGGGCCTCTCCCTGCCGGAGGGACCCTACCTCCTCTTTGTCTTTGACTACCTGAGTATTTTTGAGCGCAAGAACCCCCTTGGACTCGTTCGTGCCTTCACCCGAGCCTTTGACGAAGGGGAGGGGCCATTACTGGTGATCAAGAGCATCAACGGAGACCACTGCCGCGCCGATCGCGAACACCTACGCGCTCTCTGTGGCGGCCGAAGCGACATCTATTTGATCGAGGAGTACCTCCCCGAAGAGGTGATGAGTAGCCTGATGGGCGAGGCGACCGCGTATGTGTCGTTGCACCGGGCTGAGGGCTTTGGTCTTACGCTCGCCGAGGCGATGGTCCGTGGCCTACCCGTGATCGCAACAGGATATTCGGGGAATCTTGAGTTTATGAACCCTACCAACAGCCTCCTCATCGACTACCAACTCGTACCGATCGGCCCAGGTATCTCGGCATATCCGGCCTCATCGGTATGGGCAGACCCTGATCTCGACGCTGCGGCTGCCGCGATGCGGTGGGTGATCCAACACCCTGACGAGGCACGAGAACTCGGTCACAAGGGACGATTGAGTGTGCTTGGTCAGTTGACCTTCGATCGGCTTACCGCCTTTCTCTGGGAACGGTTGGGAACCAAGTTGCAGGAGCAACCCTGA